AATGCCGCGGCACTCTCAAACCTGGACCGGGAATTTGAAGAGCTGACCGAAGGGGAGGAACTGACCAAGAAAGAGCAATTAAAAACCAAGTGGGCCGCCCTGGAGGCCCTGGTGGGGGACCCCAAGCGGATCGCGCTGATTGCCGCGGATCTGGTCAACCACTTTGAAAAACGGCTGGAAGCCCTGAGCGGCAAGGCGATGATCGTCTGCATGAGCCGTCGGATTTGCGTGGATATGTACAACGCGATTATCAAGCTGCGGCCGGATTGGGCCAGTGCGCCGGATGATGAAATAGAGGCGGAACGGGACAAATCGAGCGTGGTCAAAGTGGTCATGACCGGCAGCGCCGATGATGGGCCGGAATGGCAGGCCCACATTCGCAATAAGGACAAGCGCAAGAAGCTGGCCAACCGGTTTAAAGATAGCAAAGACCCTTTTCGGATCGTGATTGTCCGCGATATGTGGCTGACCGGCTTCGACGCCCCCTGCCTGCACACGATGTATGCCGACAAACCGATGCACGGGCATGGCCTGATGCAGGCGATCGCGCGGGTGAACCGGGTCTTTCGTGATAAGCCGGGGGGGCTGATCGTCGATTACCTGGGCCTGGCCGATCAACTGAAACAAGCGATTTCCCTGTATACCGACAGCGGCGGCAAGGGCGAACCGACGTTTGACGCCGACCAGGCCATTGCCGTGATGCTGGAAAAGTACCAGGTCGCCCGCGACATGCTGCACGGTTTTGACTGGAGTCTGTGGGTTGATGGCAAACCGACCGAGCGATTGACGCTGATACCCGCGGGCCAAGAGCATATTTTGCGGCAAGAAGAGGGGAAAATCCGGTTCACCCAGGCAGTTACCGAGCTATCACGGGCGTTTGCCCTGTGTGCCGCCAGCGACGAGGCGGCGGAAATCCGCGATGACCTGTCGTTTTTTCAGGCGTTACAAGCGGTGCTGAATAAGCAAGCGTCCAAGAACACGCGCAGCCCCGAGCAAATTGAAGCCGCGGTACGGCAACTGGTTTCCAAGGCGATCACGACCGAAGGGGAGGTGATCGACGTGTTTACCGCAGCGGGCCTTTCCCGGCCGGATATTAGCATTCTGAGCGACCAGTTTTTGGCCGAGGTGCGCGGCCTGAAACACAAGAACGTGGCGGCGGAGTTGCTGGAGAAACTGCTCAAAAACGAGCTGAAAGTACGATCCAAACGCAACCTGGTCCAAAGCCGGCTGTTTAGCGAAAAGCTGCAAAGCACGCTTAACGCTTATCATAACCGCGCGATCGCCACGCAGGAGGTGATCGACGAGTTAATCCGCCTGGCTAAGGAAATGGACGCCGCCACCAAACGGGGCGAGGACCTGGGCCTGACGGAGGATGAAGTGGCCTTTTATGACGCCCTGGCGACGAACGAGTCGGCCATCCAGGCGATGGGCGACGACAAGCTCAAAATCATTGCCACCGAGTTAATTACCCAGGTACGCAAAAGCGTGAGTATCGACTGGACGTTGCGGGAAGGTGCCCGGGCGCGCATCCGCGTGCTAGTCAAGCGGATACTCAACAAATATGGTTACCCGCCCGACCTGCAGGAAGAAGCGGTCCGCACGGTGCTGCAACAGGCGGAACTGCTGTGCGGGGAGCTGGCGGGGTGAGGGGAGGGCGTTGTGATGTGTATATTGGGCCTGATAATAGAAAAATAGTATGCCTGGAACAAGGGATAAGAATCTACGTAGCGGTGATCTTCACGAGGAATTGGGTATCCTATTGCTCAAGGGGATTGCTGTCGTTGCGCCAGTGCCTAGACAAGAAGATGTTGGCAACGATGCTTTCGCAACTCTCTTGAAGCAAGCAGGAAATAGAAAACTCATTGCGGACATTTCATTTTTGGTACAATTCAAATCTTCATCGGTTACATGCTTGACATTTAGCAAGAAGGATGAATTGGAATGGCTCTACGCGCTAGAGATTCCGTTGTTCATAGGACGTGTTAGCTTCTCTACGGCAAGTATTGAGCTTTACACCACAATCAATTTGCAACAAGTCATTTTAGAATTCGGCTACTCTCAGATTACTGTATTATTCAATGATTCTAATGTGAGATCTGATAAGGCCGGAGAAAGAACGATTAACCTAGGTGAGCCTATTCATACATGGTCGATTTATGATCTTTGCAGTGACGGATTTTATGAAAATTACTTTGCGGTAATTCAACCACATGTCGAGATGCTTCGAAGAAACATAAACCTTCGACGCGTTCATACGTTAGAGCAACTATCTTGGAAAACCGGTGAACCACCAAAGATATTTTCACATTTAATCCAGACTCAAGCCGAAAGCAATGTACAAGACACTTTAGAAGCATTGGTTCCCCTTGTGCGACGCCTATTTTTTGAAGTTAGTGTTAGTGACAGATATGAAGCCTTACCAACACTTAATGCATTTTGCGATTTGATTACACGTTGGGGTGTCCATCCTGATAAACTTGGTTGTTTTAGGCAAATCTTAGAACTAGACGCTATGCAAATTGCGCATGCGGAACCGGTTTGGCATATATGAAACCCACGCTAATTTCACTGCAAATCCAGGAATTGCGTGTGTAATAGGTTGCTCGTCAACCCGGGCGACGTAGCGCAAAAGTAACACAGGCAGTCGCAAGAGTCGCAAGAGGAGCAGAGAGCAGGATGAACCTTAATGAAAGGTCACGACCCGCTCAAAAAATTCCCACGTGGCTAGATCGTTTTCGTGCCAAGCAGGCGGAACCGATTTGGAATCAAGCGTGGCAGCTTTTTTCGCTCTATCGCGGCTCGGTGGAACTGGAACGAGCCTACTTGCATCAGAATCAAAAAATGGATCTTTACGCCTATGCCGAGCGGTTTGGTTTGGCTTGGCCAAGGCTGAATTGAGTTTTTCGGCAATTGCTAGCAATTTCCCTTGGCGCAGGCACGCGAGTTCTGCCTGCAATCGATCCGAATTCCTGGCCATTTGCGAGAATTTTATTTTTCAGAGACGAATTGCTTGTAAGCGGGTAGACGTTTGCTAGAATTACGATTGCTTATGTTAGGCAGACTTCTGGGGATTGGCAACAGTGAATGGCTGGGGAGGCGAACTCTGTCGTGAGTTGTGTCTCCCGGTGACGAGTCGAGTGGAGGCTGGATTCTTTTTGAATCCACTCCTGTGATGACCGCGTGAAATCTCGTGCCAATAGGGAGCAGGTTATGGCATCGCCCACGATCCGCCGTCCGTTTCTCGCCCAGCCGCTGACCCCCTCGCCTTATACGGCTGATGGGTCCTGCACGGCCTCCACCTGCCAGACGGGGAGTTGTCCTCCGTCGGCAAGTCCGACCCCCTCGGCGGGACCGCCGCCCAGTCCGAGTCCAAGACCCAGCAGCCCCTCGGCGGCACCACCGCAAGCCCAGTCCGGGTTTGCTTATCCGGTCGTGCAAATGATCCAAACCGCGGCCAATCAGGCAATGGGGGAAGCGTTTCAGACGTTGGATCAGGTCTCCGGGTTAGGTGATATCGGCGGCGGGGGCATGGTGGACCCGAGCCGCGGGACGTTGACGACGGCGCTGGCACCGGCGGGAGCGGGTCCCTTCGAGCCGATCCCGCTGATTTACTATAACGGTGCCGAGTTAACCAATAGCGACGAGTACCCGGCCGGTTGGAGCGGCACGTTCAAGCGGAGCTTAAGCGAACCGACTGTGGGAGGCAACGTCACGATCCGCACCGGTTCGGGCTACGACTACACCTACACGCCGACGGCGGGGGTGTATTACGACGCTCCGGAGACGGCGGTCAATTCGCTCCAGGCCGACGGGACGGAGTTCATCGAGACGCAGCCGGACGGTTT
This genomic stretch from Pirellulales bacterium harbors:
- a CDS encoding type I restriction endonuclease subunit R, coding for MTLTESTVEAAALEWFSQLNYATLAGPSLAPGEPAAERASFGDVILADRLRAALDRLNPAIPPDARAEALRKIQRLATPSLIHTNRAFHTCLREGVEVEFARPDGTLKHDKVWLVDFTQAANNDWLAVNQFTVIEGQHNRRPDVVVFVNGLPLGLIELKNAADEEADIWAAYRQLQTYKAEIPSLLAYNAVLAISDGCYARLGSLTANQEWFKLWRTIEGLEEAPRGVTELEILIRGVFEPSRFLQLLEHFITFEDDPDRGTVNKIIAGYHQFHAVNAAVDETIRASGMGTAGQAAGGQPGDRRIGVVWHTQGSGKSYSMLFYAARIVRAAAMQNPTLVVLTDRNDLDDQLFGQFQRCHEMLGQTPIQTESRERLRELLAVASGGVVFTTIQKFLPEKGERMPPLSQRRNIVVIADEAHRSQYDLIDGLARNMRDALPQASFIGFTGTPIEQTDANTRAVFGDYISIYDILQAVADKATVPIYYESRIAKLGLNAAALSNLDREFEELTEGEELTKKEQLKTKWAALEALVGDPKRIALIAADLVNHFEKRLEALSGKAMIVCMSRRICVDMYNAIIKLRPDWASAPDDEIEAERDKSSVVKVVMTGSADDGPEWQAHIRNKDKRKKLANRFKDSKDPFRIVIVRDMWLTGFDAPCLHTMYADKPMHGHGLMQAIARVNRVFRDKPGGLIVDYLGLADQLKQAISLYTDSGGKGEPTFDADQAIAVMLEKYQVARDMLHGFDWSLWVDGKPTERLTLIPAGQEHILRQEEGKIRFTQAVTELSRAFALCAASDEAAEIRDDLSFFQALQAVLNKQASKNTRSPEQIEAAVRQLVSKAITTEGEVIDVFTAAGLSRPDISILSDQFLAEVRGLKHKNVAAELLEKLLKNELKVRSKRNLVQSRLFSEKLQSTLNAYHNRAIATQEVIDELIRLAKEMDAATKRGEDLGLTEDEVAFYDALATNESAIQAMGDDKLKIIATELITQVRKSVSIDWTLREGARARIRVLVKRILNKYGYPPDLQEEAVRTVLQQAELLCGELAG